One window of Esox lucius isolate fEsoLuc1 chromosome 25, fEsoLuc1.pri, whole genome shotgun sequence genomic DNA carries:
- the LOC105008539 gene encoding NACHT, LRR and PYD domains-containing protein 12-like isoform X3, translating to MSHSGERKGTSASTINISGENNPHFEAVGSHQERPDSPLPSCHQERPDSPVPSCHQDRSDSPVPSSHQERPDSPVPSSHQERPDSPVPSCLSMKSDWSMNPPIEFRDEELCNKPSMDQVGKCKMDSGQQRYQNLLRVQQEMKTKLKKKCQPICEGIGHHGKQSLLEDIYTDLYITEGGSGGVNKEHEVRQIEMASKRQTTQMTPITCNDIFKPKEQHHEWDLNCGLPLRKPASRSLCHDNIISMVHDQRESIEGKDASIQEFSPLVHLPDKNNKTKGLRNLTKGIAGIGKTVFVQKVILDWAGGKANQDICFMFSLPFRDLNLKKEQYSLMTLLYHYFPEIKEIDSIEDGETKTLFIFDGLDECRLPLDFKNNKKCYDVTESTSVDVLLTNLIEGNLLPSAHIWITTRPAAANQIPSECVDRVTEIQGFNDPQKEEFFRKKITDQNLATEIIKHIKASRSLHIMCHIPVFCWISASVFETMLKETEKNENPKTLTQMYSHFLLIQTSVKNKKYNKDTKTNTKELTQSDKEMIQKLAKLAFQQLQKGNLIFYEEDLRECCIDVTEASEYSSLCTEIFKDESGLNQEKVFSFVHLSIQEFLAAVHALESCLGREENVFPPTSDDDDELSLFQYFRNSDKLFNLNRSAVNQALKCQNGQLDLFLRFLMGLSLESNQKLLNGLLTQKGSSTLSNEETVKRTVEYISDKIKKESSPERIINLFYCLNELGANSLVEDMKTSLQSGTHSETNLEPHQCSALAYLFLMSEEVLEEFDMKTYRTSEKGYQRLLPIVNTCKRAVLGGCKLTYDSYKILASALLTPNCHLRELDLSYSHLDEGAVKLLCDDQTSPLCNIQTLVLPGCNLTYKSCEMLASALQTPKSHLRELDLSYNHLGDRGVKLLCAGPASPLCNTQTLDLGHCGLTEGCCSDLATVLHSPNSQLKQLELRDNDLKDSGVRLLSAGLEDPNCKLHTLGLGHCGLTEGCCSDLVSVLRSPDSKLKKLELRDNDLKDSGVRLLSAGLEDPNCKLQTLGLSGCLVKLEGCAVLALALRSNPSHLKELDLSYNHPGDIGVKLLSAGLENPDWKLENLNGDLGGEFRLKSGLRKYACDLTLDPNTTHRTLSLSERNRKVTEGKEKQYPDHPERFDTRPQVLCREGLSGRCYWEVEWTGRGADIAVTYKGINRKHASSDSHLGYNNMSWSLECDANSYTARHDNETTAIPDPSSSRFSYLYPYMLMFLFFFFTSSFVIILFSMPIWISFWFSSSRSKRVGVYLDWPAGTLSFYSVSSDKLTHLHTFHSTFTEPLYPGFMVNGSVSLCEVE from the exons ATGAGTCACtctggggagagaaaggggaccAGTGCCTCTACGATCAATATCTCTGGAGAGAACAACCCACACTTTGAAGCTGTGGG CAGTCATCAGGAGAGACCAGACTCCCCTTTACCTAGCTGTCACCAGGAGAGACCAGACTCCCCTGTACCCAGCTGTCATCAGGACAGATCAGACTCCCCTGTACCCAGCAGTCATCAGGAGAGACCAGACTCCCCTGTACCCAGCAGTCATCAGGAGAGACCAGACTCCCCTGTACCCAGCTGTCTGTCTATGAAGAGTGATTGGTCTATGAACCCCCCCATAGAATTCAGAGATGAAGAACTCTGTAATAAACCAAG TATGGACCAAGTAGGAAAGTGCAAAATGGACTCAGGACAGCAAAGAT ATCAAAACCTTCTAAGAGTCCAACAAGAAATGAAGACTAAATTAAAAAAGAAGTGTCAACCAATATGTGAGGGAATTGGACATCACGGAAAGCAATCTCTCTTAGAGGACATTTACACAGACCTCTACATCACAGAaggtggaagtggaggagtcaataaagaacatgaggtgagacagattgaAATGGCATCCAAGAGACAAACCACACAAATGACACCAATCACATGCAACGACATCTTCAAGCCAAAAGAACAACATCATGAATGGGATTTGAACTGTGGTCTCCCGCTCAGGAAACCAGCATCTAGGTCATTGTGCCATGACAACATAATCTCTATGGTCCATGATCAAAGGGAATCTATAGAAGGCAAGGATGCCTCAATACAGGAGTTTTCCCCTCTGGTACATTTGccagacaaaaataacaaaaccaaagGTTTAAGAAACCTGACAAAAGGAATCgctggaattggaaaaacagtCTTTGTGCAGAAGGTCATCCTTGACTGGGCAGGGGGAAAAGCAAATCAGGatatttgtttcatgttttctcTTCCTTTCCGTGATCTGAACTTGAAAAAGGAACAATATAGTCTGATGACACTTCTTTACCACTACTTCCCAGAGATTAAAGAGATTGACAGCATTGAAGATGGTGAAACCAAAACTCTTTTCAtttttgatggtctggatgagtgtcgACTTCCTCTAGACTTCAAAAACAATAAGAAGTGTTACGATGTCACAGAATCAACCTCAGTAGATGTGTTGCTGACAAACCTCATTGAGGGgaatctgcttccctctgctcacATCTGGATAACCACacgacctgcagcagccaatcagattcCTTCTGAGTGTGTTGACCGGGTGACAGAGATTCAAGGGTTCAATGACCCACAGAAGGAGGAGTTCTTCAGGAAGAAAATCACAGACCAGAATCTGGCCACAGAAATCATCAAACACATAAAAGCATCCAGaagcctccacatcatgtgtcacataccagtcttctgttggatatCAGCCTCTGTCTTTGAGACGATGctgaaagaaacagagaaaaatgaaaaccctAAAACTCTAACCCAGATGTATTCACACTTCTTGCTCATCCAAACTAGTGTGAAAAACAAGAAGTACaacaaagacacaaagacaaacacaaaggaACTGACTCAGTCAGACAAAGAGATGATCCAGAAACTGGCAAAGCTGGCTTTCCAACAGCTGCAGAAGGGCAACCTGATCTTCTATGAGGAGGATCTGAGAGAGTGTTGCATTGATGTGACAGAGGCATCAGAGTACTCATCACTGTGTACAGAGATCTTCAAAGATGAATCTGGGCTGAACCAAGAGAAGGTCTTCAGCTTTGTTCATCTGAGCattcaggagtttctagctGCAGTACATGCTCTGGAATCATGTCTGGGCagggaagaaaatgttttcccacccactagtgatgatgatgatgaattgtCCCTATTCCAATACTTCAGGAATTCagacaaattatttaatttaaacagaAGTGCAGTGAATCAGGCACTGAAGTGTCAAAATGGACAACTGGACCTGTTCCTCCGCTTCCTTATGGGTCTGTCTCTGGAGTCCAATCAGAAACTGTTAAACGGACTACTGACACAGAAAGGAAGTTCAACACTGAGCAATGAGGAAACAGTTAAAAGAACAGTTGAGTACATTTCAGACAAGATCAAAAAGGAATCCTCTCCAGAAAGGATCATCAACTTGTTCTACTGTCTGAATGAACTTGGTGCCAACTCTCTGGTTGAAGACATGAAGACATCCCTGCAATCAGGAACTCATTCAGAAACAAACCTAGAACCTCACCAATGTTCAGCACTGGCCTATCTGTTCCTGATGTCAGAGGAGGTCCTGGAGGAGTTTGACATGAAGACATACAGGACATCAGAGAAAGGTTATCAGAGGTTGCTGCCAATAGTGAATACCTGCAAGAGAGCAGT ACTGGGTGGCTGTAAACTCACATACGATTCCTATAAGATCCTGGCCTCAGCCCTGCTGACACCAAACTGCCACCTGAGAGAGTTGGATCTCAGCTATAGTCATCTGGACGAAGGAGCAGTTAAGCTGCTCTGTGATGATCAAACCAGTCCACTTTGCAACATACAGACACTTGT ACTGCCTGGCTGTAACCTTACATATAAATCCTGTGAGATGTTGGCCTCAGCTCTGCAGACACCAAAAAGCCACTTAAGAGAACTGGACCTCAGCTACAAtcacctgggagacagaggggTGAAGCTGCTCTGTGCAGGACCAGCTAGTCCACTctgcaacacacagacacttga TCTTGGTCATTGCGGTCTGACAGAGGGTTGTTGTTCAGATCTGGCCACAGTCTTGCATTCTCCCAACTCCCAACTGAAACAACTGGAGCTGAGAGACAATGATTTAAAGGACTCAGGCGTTAggctgctctctgctggactggaggatcctAACTGCAAACTGCACACACTCGG tCTAGGTCATTGTGGTCTGACAGAAGGTTGCTGTTCAGATCTGGTCTCTGTCCTGCGTTCACCCGACTCAAAACTGAAAAAACTGGAGCTGAGAGACAATGACTTAAAGGACTCAGGCGTtagactgctctctgctggactggaggatcctAACTGCAAACTACAGACACTGGG gcTGTCTGGCTGTCTAGTGAAGTTGGAAGGCTGTGCTGTTCTGGCTTTAGCTCTGAGGTCAAACCCCTCCCATCTGAAAGAACTGGACCTGAGTTACAATCATCCAGGAGACATAGGAGTAaagctgctctctgctggactggagaaTCCAGACTGGAAACTGGAGAACCTCAA TGGGGACCTTGGTGGAGAGTTCAGGTTGAAATCAGGGCTGAGAAaat ATgcctgtgatctcacactggacccaaacacaacacacagaaccctctctctgtctgagagaaacaggaaagtgacagaggggaaagagaagcagtatcctgatcacccagagagatttgacaCCAGGCCCCAGGTtctgtgtagagagggtctgtctggacgctgttactgggaggtggAGTGGACTGGGAGAGGTGCTGATATAGcagtgacatataaaggaatcaacaggaaACATGCGAGCAGTGACAGTCACCTTGGATACAACAACATGTCCTGGAGCCTGGAGTGTGATGCCAACAGTTACACTGCCAGACACGATAACGAGACCACTGCCATACCGGACCCCTCCTCCTCCCGATTCTCCTACTTGTACCCCtacatgttaatgtttttgtttttcttcttcactTCCTCATTTGtcatcattttgttctccaTGCCCATATGGATCTCCTTCTGGTTCTCCTCTTCCCGCTCCAAGAgggtaggagtgtatctggactggccggccggcactctgtccttctacagtgtctcCTCTGACAAACTGACCCACTTACACACATTCCACTctacattcactgagcccctttACCCAGGGTTTATGGTCAATGGCTCAGTATCACTGTGTGAGGTAGAATAG
- the LOC105008539 gene encoding NACHT, LRR and PYD domains-containing protein 12-like isoform X1 has product MSHSGERKGTSASTINISGENNPHFEAVGSHQERPDSPLPSCHQERPDSPVPSCHQDRSDSPVPSSHQERPDSPVPSSHQERPDSPVPSCLSMKSDWSMNPPIEFRDEELCNKPRVHQERPDTPVPSSHQERPDSPVPSCQSMKSDCSMNPPIELRDEELCNKPSMDQVGKCKMDSGQQRYQNLLRVQQEMKTKLKKKCQPICEGIGHHGKQSLLEDIYTDLYITEGGSGGVNKEHEVRQIEMASKRQTTQMTPITCNDIFKPKEQHHEWDLNCGLPLRKPASRSLCHDNIISMVHDQRESIEGKDASIQEFSPLVHLPDKNNKTKGLRNLTKGIAGIGKTVFVQKVILDWAGGKANQDICFMFSLPFRDLNLKKEQYSLMTLLYHYFPEIKEIDSIEDGETKTLFIFDGLDECRLPLDFKNNKKCYDVTESTSVDVLLTNLIEGNLLPSAHIWITTRPAAANQIPSECVDRVTEIQGFNDPQKEEFFRKKITDQNLATEIIKHIKASRSLHIMCHIPVFCWISASVFETMLKETEKNENPKTLTQMYSHFLLIQTSVKNKKYNKDTKTNTKELTQSDKEMIQKLAKLAFQQLQKGNLIFYEEDLRECCIDVTEASEYSSLCTEIFKDESGLNQEKVFSFVHLSIQEFLAAVHALESCLGREENVFPPTSDDDDELSLFQYFRNSDKLFNLNRSAVNQALKCQNGQLDLFLRFLMGLSLESNQKLLNGLLTQKGSSTLSNEETVKRTVEYISDKIKKESSPERIINLFYCLNELGANSLVEDMKTSLQSGTHSETNLEPHQCSALAYLFLMSEEVLEEFDMKTYRTSEKGYQRLLPIVNTCKRAVLGGCKLTYDSYKILASALLTPNCHLRELDLSYSHLDEGAVKLLCDDQTSPLCNIQTLVLPGCNLTYKSCEMLASALQTPKSHLRELDLSYNHLGDRGVKLLCAGPASPLCNTQTLDLGHCGLTEGCCSDLATVLHSPNSQLKQLELRDNDLKDSGVRLLSAGLEDPNCKLHTLGLGHCGLTEGCCSDLVSVLRSPDSKLKKLELRDNDLKDSGVRLLSAGLEDPNCKLQTLGLSGCLVKLEGCAVLALALRSNPSHLKELDLSYNHPGDIGVKLLSAGLENPDWKLENLNGDLGGEFRLKSGLRKYACDLTLDPNTTHRTLSLSERNRKVTEGKEKQYPDHPERFDTRPQVLCREGLSGRCYWEVEWTGRGADIAVTYKGINRKHASSDSHLGYNNMSWSLECDANSYTARHDNETTAIPDPSSSRFSYLYPYMLMFLFFFFTSSFVIILFSMPIWISFWFSSSRSKRVGVYLDWPAGTLSFYSVSSDKLTHLHTFHSTFTEPLYPGFMVNGSVSLCEVE; this is encoded by the exons ATGAGTCACtctggggagagaaaggggaccAGTGCCTCTACGATCAATATCTCTGGAGAGAACAACCCACACTTTGAAGCTGTGGG CAGTCATCAGGAGAGACCAGACTCCCCTTTACCTAGCTGTCACCAGGAGAGACCAGACTCCCCTGTACCCAGCTGTCATCAGGACAGATCAGACTCCCCTGTACCCAGCAGTCATCAGGAGAGACCAGACTCCCCTGTACCCAGCAGTCATCAGGAGAGACCAGACTCCCCTGTACCCAGCTGTCTGTCTATGAAGAGTGATTGGTCTATGAACCCCCCCATAGAATTCAGAGATGAAGAACTCTGTAATAAACCAAG AGTTCATCAGGAGAGACCAGACACCCCTGTACCCAGCAGTCATCAGGAGAGACCAGACTCCCCTGTACCCAGCTGTCAGTCTATGAAGAGTGATTGCTCTATGAACCCCCCTATAGAACTCAGAGATGAAGAACTCTGTAATAAACCAAG TATGGACCAAGTAGGAAAGTGCAAAATGGACTCAGGACAGCAAAGAT ATCAAAACCTTCTAAGAGTCCAACAAGAAATGAAGACTAAATTAAAAAAGAAGTGTCAACCAATATGTGAGGGAATTGGACATCACGGAAAGCAATCTCTCTTAGAGGACATTTACACAGACCTCTACATCACAGAaggtggaagtggaggagtcaataaagaacatgaggtgagacagattgaAATGGCATCCAAGAGACAAACCACACAAATGACACCAATCACATGCAACGACATCTTCAAGCCAAAAGAACAACATCATGAATGGGATTTGAACTGTGGTCTCCCGCTCAGGAAACCAGCATCTAGGTCATTGTGCCATGACAACATAATCTCTATGGTCCATGATCAAAGGGAATCTATAGAAGGCAAGGATGCCTCAATACAGGAGTTTTCCCCTCTGGTACATTTGccagacaaaaataacaaaaccaaagGTTTAAGAAACCTGACAAAAGGAATCgctggaattggaaaaacagtCTTTGTGCAGAAGGTCATCCTTGACTGGGCAGGGGGAAAAGCAAATCAGGatatttgtttcatgttttctcTTCCTTTCCGTGATCTGAACTTGAAAAAGGAACAATATAGTCTGATGACACTTCTTTACCACTACTTCCCAGAGATTAAAGAGATTGACAGCATTGAAGATGGTGAAACCAAAACTCTTTTCAtttttgatggtctggatgagtgtcgACTTCCTCTAGACTTCAAAAACAATAAGAAGTGTTACGATGTCACAGAATCAACCTCAGTAGATGTGTTGCTGACAAACCTCATTGAGGGgaatctgcttccctctgctcacATCTGGATAACCACacgacctgcagcagccaatcagattcCTTCTGAGTGTGTTGACCGGGTGACAGAGATTCAAGGGTTCAATGACCCACAGAAGGAGGAGTTCTTCAGGAAGAAAATCACAGACCAGAATCTGGCCACAGAAATCATCAAACACATAAAAGCATCCAGaagcctccacatcatgtgtcacataccagtcttctgttggatatCAGCCTCTGTCTTTGAGACGATGctgaaagaaacagagaaaaatgaaaaccctAAAACTCTAACCCAGATGTATTCACACTTCTTGCTCATCCAAACTAGTGTGAAAAACAAGAAGTACaacaaagacacaaagacaaacacaaaggaACTGACTCAGTCAGACAAAGAGATGATCCAGAAACTGGCAAAGCTGGCTTTCCAACAGCTGCAGAAGGGCAACCTGATCTTCTATGAGGAGGATCTGAGAGAGTGTTGCATTGATGTGACAGAGGCATCAGAGTACTCATCACTGTGTACAGAGATCTTCAAAGATGAATCTGGGCTGAACCAAGAGAAGGTCTTCAGCTTTGTTCATCTGAGCattcaggagtttctagctGCAGTACATGCTCTGGAATCATGTCTGGGCagggaagaaaatgttttcccacccactagtgatgatgatgatgaattgtCCCTATTCCAATACTTCAGGAATTCagacaaattatttaatttaaacagaAGTGCAGTGAATCAGGCACTGAAGTGTCAAAATGGACAACTGGACCTGTTCCTCCGCTTCCTTATGGGTCTGTCTCTGGAGTCCAATCAGAAACTGTTAAACGGACTACTGACACAGAAAGGAAGTTCAACACTGAGCAATGAGGAAACAGTTAAAAGAACAGTTGAGTACATTTCAGACAAGATCAAAAAGGAATCCTCTCCAGAAAGGATCATCAACTTGTTCTACTGTCTGAATGAACTTGGTGCCAACTCTCTGGTTGAAGACATGAAGACATCCCTGCAATCAGGAACTCATTCAGAAACAAACCTAGAACCTCACCAATGTTCAGCACTGGCCTATCTGTTCCTGATGTCAGAGGAGGTCCTGGAGGAGTTTGACATGAAGACATACAGGACATCAGAGAAAGGTTATCAGAGGTTGCTGCCAATAGTGAATACCTGCAAGAGAGCAGT ACTGGGTGGCTGTAAACTCACATACGATTCCTATAAGATCCTGGCCTCAGCCCTGCTGACACCAAACTGCCACCTGAGAGAGTTGGATCTCAGCTATAGTCATCTGGACGAAGGAGCAGTTAAGCTGCTCTGTGATGATCAAACCAGTCCACTTTGCAACATACAGACACTTGT ACTGCCTGGCTGTAACCTTACATATAAATCCTGTGAGATGTTGGCCTCAGCTCTGCAGACACCAAAAAGCCACTTAAGAGAACTGGACCTCAGCTACAAtcacctgggagacagaggggTGAAGCTGCTCTGTGCAGGACCAGCTAGTCCACTctgcaacacacagacacttga TCTTGGTCATTGCGGTCTGACAGAGGGTTGTTGTTCAGATCTGGCCACAGTCTTGCATTCTCCCAACTCCCAACTGAAACAACTGGAGCTGAGAGACAATGATTTAAAGGACTCAGGCGTTAggctgctctctgctggactggaggatcctAACTGCAAACTGCACACACTCGG tCTAGGTCATTGTGGTCTGACAGAAGGTTGCTGTTCAGATCTGGTCTCTGTCCTGCGTTCACCCGACTCAAAACTGAAAAAACTGGAGCTGAGAGACAATGACTTAAAGGACTCAGGCGTtagactgctctctgctggactggaggatcctAACTGCAAACTACAGACACTGGG gcTGTCTGGCTGTCTAGTGAAGTTGGAAGGCTGTGCTGTTCTGGCTTTAGCTCTGAGGTCAAACCCCTCCCATCTGAAAGAACTGGACCTGAGTTACAATCATCCAGGAGACATAGGAGTAaagctgctctctgctggactggagaaTCCAGACTGGAAACTGGAGAACCTCAA TGGGGACCTTGGTGGAGAGTTCAGGTTGAAATCAGGGCTGAGAAaat ATgcctgtgatctcacactggacccaaacacaacacacagaaccctctctctgtctgagagaaacaggaaagtgacagaggggaaagagaagcagtatcctgatcacccagagagatttgacaCCAGGCCCCAGGTtctgtgtagagagggtctgtctggacgctgttactgggaggtggAGTGGACTGGGAGAGGTGCTGATATAGcagtgacatataaaggaatcaacaggaaACATGCGAGCAGTGACAGTCACCTTGGATACAACAACATGTCCTGGAGCCTGGAGTGTGATGCCAACAGTTACACTGCCAGACACGATAACGAGACCACTGCCATACCGGACCCCTCCTCCTCCCGATTCTCCTACTTGTACCCCtacatgttaatgtttttgtttttcttcttcactTCCTCATTTGtcatcattttgttctccaTGCCCATATGGATCTCCTTCTGGTTCTCCTCTTCCCGCTCCAAGAgggtaggagtgtatctggactggccggccggcactctgtccttctacagtgtctcCTCTGACAAACTGACCCACTTACACACATTCCACTctacattcactgagcccctttACCCAGGGTTTATGGTCAATGGCTCAGTATCACTGTGTGAGGTAGAATAG